The Streptomyces sp. NBC_01142 genomic interval GCCGTACGGCATCGAGCTCCGCCCACACGGCCTGCCGGGTGGAGCGCCACCCGGTGTAGCGGCCCTCCCGCGCGGGGGAGTTGGCGAACGCCGCCATCAGCACCGCTCCCAGCAGATGCGCGAGCTGCCAGCGCCGGCCGTGCCCGAGCGGACCCGGCTCCGCCTCGCCCGCGTCCAGACAGATCTGTATGGAGGCCGACGTGCACATCATGGCGCGACCGGACGGGCCCGTCCGGTCGAAGTATGCCTCCATGACGTCGTAACGGGGTGCGTGCAGCAGTCGGCGCGGCGGATGCCAGGGATCGAGGCCGAGTCCGGTGAGAGCGAGGCCTGCCGGGCGGAGCGCGGAGCGTACCGCGTCCAGATCGGCGGCGATGGAGTCGATGCACTCCATCAGGGAGGCGGCGGGAGCCGAGCTGAGCTCCAGCTGGCCGCCTGGTTCGAAGGTGAGGGCCGAGTTCAGTGGCAGGGAACGTACCTGGTCGAAGGCCGCCTCGAGACGGTCGGCCCGGACGCGGTGCTGGGGCAGGTCCAGGTCATGGACGAGCCATTCCACCTCCACGCCCACGGTGCGCGGTGGCCCGTTCTTGAAGCAGATACATCGGAGCAGGTCTTCTGCCTCGTCCTCGGCGATCGGCCGGCCGTAGTCGCCCGGATCGGGTGGATGCATGATCGGCTCCTCTGTCGACGGCTCTCTGCCAACCTAAGGCTACGGCCGCCGCTTCGCACAAGAGTGCCGCCGATATGCCCCTGACCTGCCCGTTACCTGCCCAGGGACAGGCCCGATCTGCCCGTGACGGGGCGCTGACGAGCGGAAATCCGATTGCCGCATACCCCCCTGGTCGCCGAGGATGCGCGCATGAGTGCA includes:
- the egtA gene encoding ergothioneine biosynthesis glutamate--cysteine ligase EgtA, with the protein product MHPPDPGDYGRPIAEDEAEDLLRCICFKNGPPRTVGVEVEWLVHDLDLPQHRVRADRLEAAFDQVRSLPLNSALTFEPGGQLELSSAPAASLMECIDSIAADLDAVRSALRPAGLALTGLGLDPWHPPRRLLHAPRYDVMEAYFDRTGPSGRAMMCTSASIQICLDAGEAEPGPLGHGRRWQLAHLLGAVLMAAFANSPAREGRYTGWRSTRQAVWAELDAVRPIAPPLGLEPRSAWTAHALDAPVMCVRMAESPWEQPERLTFRQWMRSGVPRRPTREDLDYHLTTLFPPVRPRGHLELRMIDAQSGEDGWMVPLAVTTALFDDAEAAETVYRAVKPLAETAGPLPAPRNPLWVSAARDGLADPELHAAAVTCFAVALEALPRIGASKAVQDTVADFNERHVLTGRCPADDLRIPSLGKELST